Below is a genomic region from Thermodesulfobacteriota bacterium.
TCATAGAAAGGGTTGTTGACACCCTGACCCTCAAGGATTCGGGCATTGATGATATCACCAGATACGCCCTCTACCTGTTGGGACTGGCCGTAATAATGTCCATCTGCCGGTTTTTCTGGAGATATTTCCTGATGGGCGCCGCCCGGAGGATAGAACAGTCGCTCCGAAATGAGTTCTTTTCCCACCTCCAAAGGCTTTCATTTGACTTCTTCTCCAGGAGAAAAACCGGAGACCTCATGGCGCACACGGTAAACGATATCGAGACCATAAGGATGGCCTGCGGGCTGGGGATAATCATCGCCTACGACGGGGTGCTCCTCCTGGTCTTTATCATTGCCACCATGTTCTATGTATCGCCAACTCTGACGCTATACGCCTTCATTCCCTTCCCCATTCTGGCTTTCGTAATATTAAAATTTGGCAAGATGATAGAAGAGCGGTTTGAGAGGGTGCAGGCCTCGTTCTCCGACCTGACCGAGAGCGCCAGGGAATCATTTACCGGCATAAAGGTGATAAAGGCATTCGTCCGGGAGAACGAAGAAGCCAAGGACTTCGAGTCTTCGAGCACAGATTATTTAAGCAAGAATCTACATCTCATAAAGGTCTGGGGGGTGTATCAGCCGCTTATCACCTTCATCGGTGGTTGCGCCATAGCCATATTCTTATGGGCCGGTGGAAGAAGCACTATAGCTACGGACATTACCCTTGGCGACTTTGCCGCCATCCTGGCCTATCTAACCATGCTCGGCTGGCCCATGATGGCCATGGGCTGGGCCGTCGACGTGATCAAGCGAGGAAACGCCTCGATAAAGCGTATAAATGAGATACTGCTCATAGAGCCCAGGACTGAGGAATATTCTAACGCCATCGAACATAAGGTGGACGGCAACATCGATTTCAGTAACTTGAGTTTCTCCTATAACGGCAAAAAGGCTTTGAATGGGGTTACCTTATCCATACCCAAGGGGACTGCATTCGGAATTACCGGTGGGACAGCCTCCGGCAAAACCACCCTATTTCAGCTTCTGCTGAGGGTATTGGACATACCGGAGGGACGAATATTCGTTGACGGGATCGACGTCAAGGATATTAAAAAGAAGAGTTTGAGAGAGGGAATTATCTATCTGCCCCAGGAAACCACGGTATTCAGCGGGACTATCAGGGATAACATTTCGTTCATGAATACCGAACTATCGGAAGAGCAAATTATAGAGGCGGCTAAGCTTTCCCAAATCTATGACGAGATAATGGAATTCCCAAACAGGTTTGACACGGTAGTCGGAGAGAGGGGACTAAGTCTTTCCGGGGGGCAGAGGCAGAGGGTAGCACTGGCTAGAGCCATCCTCCTAAACCCCCGGGTGCTAATACTGGATGATGTTCTTTGCTCTCTTGACCTGAAAACGGAGAAGCAGGTGCTCGAAAACCTGAGAAACATAATGAGAGGGAAAACACTGGTGGTGGTATCAAGCCGGGTCCCGTCGATAAGCGGTTTTGACCGGATTGCCGTCTTCGAAAAAGGCAGGGTGATAGAAATCGGGAATCATGAAGAACTCATG
It encodes:
- a CDS encoding ABC transporter ATP-binding protein, encoding MSKKKTLFSLLIKYRYSVVAGLFALTIVDLCQLSIPLIIERVVDTLTLKDSGIDDITRYALYLLGLAVIMSICRFFWRYFLMGAARRIEQSLRNEFFSHLQRLSFDFFSRRKTGDLMAHTVNDIETIRMACGLGIIIAYDGVLLLVFIIATMFYVSPTLTLYAFIPFPILAFVILKFGKMIEERFERVQASFSDLTESARESFTGIKVIKAFVRENEEAKDFESSSTDYLSKNLHLIKVWGVYQPLITFIGGCAIAIFLWAGGRSTIATDITLGDFAAILAYLTMLGWPMMAMGWAVDVIKRGNASIKRINEILLIEPRTEEYSNAIEHKVDGNIDFSNLSFSYNGKKALNGVTLSIPKGTAFGITGGTASGKTTLFQLLLRVLDIPEGRIFVDGIDVKDIKKKSLREGIIYLPQETTVFSGTIRDNISFMNTELSEEQIIEAAKLSQIYDEIMEFPNRFDTVVGERGLSLSGGQRQRVALARAILLNPRVLILDDVLCSLDLKTEKQVLENLRNIMRGKTLVVVSSRVPSISGFDRIAVFEKGRVIEIGNHEELMEKDGIYARLYNVQTFN